The proteins below come from a single Rhodococcus sp. WMMA185 genomic window:
- a CDS encoding TetR/AcrR family transcriptional regulator has protein sequence MKEQTGDTRRALISAASDLLAQGGPMHVTLRAVGAAANVSRTASYRHFRDKDDLLSTVAAENLAFLREEMQRAAASPAKTSTPLLRACLVYVRIAWDYPHHYRLEFGGDYAFKPSRVLQEAATDFNRYFHELVVDAQQSNTLITDDPRDVGPLLWVLLHGLAMSNHLVAEHTCDSGTGYEAGDLPRILALALRKLAPP, from the coding sequence ATGAAGGAACAGACCGGGGATACCCGTCGTGCTCTGATCTCCGCAGCCAGCGACCTCCTGGCGCAGGGCGGACCGATGCACGTCACGCTGCGAGCAGTCGGCGCCGCCGCCAACGTGTCGCGAACCGCGTCGTACCGCCACTTTCGAGACAAAGACGACCTCCTCAGCACGGTGGCCGCCGAGAACCTGGCTTTTCTCAGGGAAGAGATGCAGCGTGCAGCAGCGAGCCCCGCGAAGACCTCCACCCCGCTGTTGCGCGCCTGCCTTGTCTACGTCCGCATCGCATGGGACTACCCGCACCACTACCGGCTCGAATTCGGAGGCGACTACGCGTTCAAGCCGAGCCGGGTGCTGCAGGAGGCCGCCACCGACTTCAACAGGTACTTCCATGAACTCGTTGTCGACGCGCAGCAGAGCAACACCCTCATAACCGACGATCCCCGAGACGTAGGTCCACTGCTCTGGGTCCTGCTGCACGGACTGGCCATGTCCAACCACCTGGTCGCCGAGCACACGTGCGATTCCGGAACAGGCTATGAAGCCGGTGATTTGCCGCGCATTCTTGCGTTGGCCCTGAGAAAACTGGCACCACCCTGA